The following are from one region of the Paenibacillus bovis genome:
- a CDS encoding PspA/IM30 family protein — translation MSVWTRFRDVMKANVNSLLERSNNPEKDVQTYLSSMNSDLGQLKAETAAVLAEQSRTQRALNESSAEIAKLQRYAEKSVQAGEEQNALQFLQKKASLAAAHANLQAAHERASAKADTMKLMQDKLTQDVAQLEARYTELKSKMAQANAQQQANAYQSSANSTEQALQAMENKAAMALNEAEALVELRGGSQEEDLDVLIARLEKGMNAQPDLSSSQATPEQELSLLKQQNTSSQ, via the coding sequence ATGAGTGTATGGACACGATTCAGAGATGTGATGAAAGCCAATGTAAACAGCCTGCTGGAACGTTCGAACAATCCGGAAAAGGATGTACAGACTTATCTAAGCAGCATGAACAGTGATCTAGGCCAGCTCAAGGCAGAGACAGCGGCCGTTCTCGCCGAACAGAGCCGTACGCAGCGAGCGCTGAACGAAAGCAGTGCAGAGATCGCCAAGCTCCAGCGCTACGCTGAAAAATCGGTTCAGGCCGGCGAAGAGCAGAATGCACTGCAATTTCTGCAAAAGAAAGCCAGCCTCGCGGCAGCGCATGCTAATCTTCAGGCTGCCCATGAACGGGCTTCTGCCAAAGCCGATACGATGAAGCTGATGCAGGACAAACTCACACAAGACGTCGCCCAACTGGAAGCACGCTATACTGAGCTCAAGAGCAAGATGGCTCAGGCCAACGCCCAGCAGCAAGCGAATGCATATCAAAGCTCTGCCAACAGTACGGAGCAAGCCTTGCAGGCGATGGAGAACAAGGCGGCTATGGCACTGAACGAAGCAGAAGCACTCGTCGAACTCCGTGGCGGCTCCCAGGAAGAAGATTTGGACGTTCTTATCGCCCGCCTGGAAAAAGGGATGAACGCCCAGCCTGATCTGTCATCCAGTCAGGCGACACCGGAACAGGAACTATCTTTGCTAAAACAGCAAAACACCAGCAGCCAATAA
- a CDS encoding TFIIB-type zinc ribbon-containing protein, with product MPVIDYKCPNCGSSMLFDSATGALSCPSCGRQDNIEQLPDPLKKQVFTENEVQQYHCPSCGADIVTEPETSAMTCSFCGSAVVLGDRLVGDLAPDLVIPFAISKAQAEEAFRKWCRNGLLTPAGFMSADRIKSITGIYVPFWLYELHNMVEVYANATRVRSYTQGDYQYTETRHFDVYRKLRLDYVNLPLDASEKMNDELMDKLEPFPYEQLKEFKTPYLAGYIAEKYSYDDEQLVPRAKDKTQPYIDSSVSQSLSGYSSVSYRDKQVNTTVSRTDYALLPVWIVNYDFGQKNYMFAMNGQTGKVVGKPPLSKGKITAWFAGITAVSLIGVKVISWALGGGFL from the coding sequence ATGCCAGTAATAGACTACAAATGTCCCAACTGCGGTAGCAGCATGTTATTCGATAGTGCAACCGGAGCGCTGTCCTGTCCGAGCTGTGGTAGACAGGATAATATCGAACAGCTGCCTGACCCACTGAAAAAGCAGGTATTTACCGAAAATGAAGTCCAGCAGTACCACTGTCCGAGCTGCGGCGCAGACATCGTGACCGAGCCGGAGACGAGTGCGATGACGTGCAGCTTTTGCGGATCGGCAGTTGTACTGGGTGACCGACTAGTCGGCGATCTGGCGCCAGATCTGGTCATTCCTTTTGCGATCAGCAAGGCGCAGGCAGAGGAAGCTTTTCGCAAATGGTGTAGAAATGGCCTGCTGACACCAGCCGGATTTATGAGTGCCGACCGGATCAAGAGCATAACGGGGATCTATGTGCCTTTCTGGTTATATGAATTACATAATATGGTTGAAGTATACGCCAATGCGACCAGAGTGAGAAGTTACACACAGGGCGACTACCAATATACCGAGACCCGGCATTTTGATGTATACCGGAAGTTGCGCCTGGATTATGTGAATCTGCCGCTGGATGCTTCGGAGAAAATGAACGATGAACTGATGGACAAGCTGGAGCCTTTTCCGTATGAGCAGTTAAAAGAATTCAAAACCCCGTATCTGGCTGGTTATATCGCAGAGAAATACAGCTACGATGATGAACAGCTGGTGCCGCGTGCCAAAGACAAGACGCAGCCGTATATCGATTCGTCGGTCTCCCAGTCGTTATCGGGTTACAGCAGTGTGAGCTACAGGGACAAGCAGGTGAATACGACCGTGAGTCGTACCGATTATGCGCTGCTGCCTGTCTGGATAGTGAATTATGATTTTGGCCAAAAAAATTACATGTTCGCGATGAACGGTCAGACCGGCAAAGTCGTCGGCAAGCCCCCGCTCAGCAAGGGTAAAATCACGGCATGGTTTGCCGGGATTACAGCTGTATCGCTGATTGGTGTAAAAGTTATTTCATGGGCGCTGGGAGGAGGATTTTTATGA
- a CDS encoding TPM domain-containing protein, with product MRNTRLPLFIIALVMLLGLMLPVDLHAANTTPAPTGSKKLIYDQADLLTPQEEQSLTQLARQYAPEHQTDFIIYTSNNPEGRDVQLMTEDLYDRKAFGYNQPFSNAVILTMDMYNREVYLAGFGTAEHTLNNSRLDKIRSKITPDLAAGNYEAAFAKYIQLSNEYMDYKLGTTPDNLLFKLWFQLLIAAAIGGIIVWIMAARSGGVVTVDRSTYEDSSVSGVLDSYDNYTHTTVTKHKIEKSSSSGGGGGTSSGGHSHSGSRGSF from the coding sequence ATGAGAAATACTCGTCTTCCTCTTTTCATTATAGCTCTTGTGATGCTGCTTGGGCTGATGCTGCCAGTCGATCTACATGCAGCGAATACAACACCGGCACCCACCGGTTCCAAGAAACTGATCTATGATCAGGCGGATCTGCTCACTCCGCAGGAAGAGCAGTCGCTGACACAGCTGGCCAGACAGTATGCACCGGAGCACCAGACAGACTTTATTATCTATACCAGCAACAATCCGGAAGGCCGGGATGTTCAGCTAATGACAGAAGATCTCTACGATCGCAAAGCCTTTGGCTATAACCAGCCTTTTAGTAATGCGGTAATTCTTACAATGGATATGTATAACCGGGAAGTATATCTTGCTGGCTTCGGCACAGCGGAGCACACGCTGAATAACAGCAGACTGGACAAAATCCGCAGCAAAATTACACCGGATCTGGCAGCAGGCAATTACGAGGCAGCCTTTGCAAAGTATATCCAGCTCTCCAACGAATACATGGACTATAAGCTTGGTACCACGCCGGACAATCTATTGTTCAAGCTGTGGTTCCAGCTATTGATTGCAGCGGCTATCGGCGGAATTATTGTCTGGATCATGGCCGCCCGTTCTGGCGGAGTCGTTACGGTTGACCGGTCTACCTACGAAGATTCCAGCGTCTCCGGTGTACTGGACAGCTATGATAACTACACGCATACGACAGTCACCAAGCACAAAATCGAGAAAAGCAGCAGTAGTGGCGGAGGCGGCGGTACGAGCAGCGGCGGTCATTCGCACAGTGGCAGCAGGGGTTCCTTTTAA
- a CDS encoding SPFH domain-containing protein: MGFFRNQFANVVEWEEFRDDMIFWKWNNREIKKGSKLIIRSGQDAIFLNNGKVEGIFQDEGSFDVDSDIIPFLSTLKGFKFGFNSGMRVEVLFVNTKEFTVRWGTQSPVLIPAPQLPGGMPIRANGTFTFKVSDYVALIDKVAGIKQSYVVEDVKIRITAVLDQLLMKWISREGKDMFNLQANASDIANGIREDLDMQMMSIGIGITGFQVMSFNYPQEIQDMITKTASHEMIGNMQKYQQVSMTDGIASGKVQSGGTAADMAGMMMGMNMANEMMKNMNTNNPNANNAGQGANPAAGQQANNGQNGTSAPASGESGITPKFCPNCGTKNEGSKFCPNCGYKLA; this comes from the coding sequence ATGGGATTTTTCAGAAACCAGTTTGCCAATGTAGTGGAATGGGAAGAATTCAGAGATGATATGATCTTCTGGAAATGGAACAATCGGGAGATCAAAAAAGGCAGCAAGCTGATTATCCGCTCCGGTCAGGATGCTATTTTCCTGAATAACGGAAAAGTCGAAGGTATTTTCCAGGATGAAGGTTCGTTTGATGTGGATTCGGATATTATTCCGTTCCTGTCGACACTCAAAGGGTTCAAATTCGGATTCAACAGCGGCATGCGGGTAGAAGTGCTCTTCGTCAATACCAAGGAATTTACGGTGAGATGGGGTACGCAGAGTCCGGTCTTGATTCCAGCTCCGCAGCTGCCAGGCGGAATGCCGATTCGTGCGAACGGTACGTTTACTTTCAAAGTCAGTGATTATGTGGCTCTGATCGACAAGGTTGCCGGGATCAAGCAAAGCTATGTCGTCGAGGATGTGAAAATCCGCATCACCGCTGTGCTGGATCAGCTGCTCATGAAGTGGATCAGCCGCGAAGGCAAGGATATGTTCAACCTGCAGGCCAATGCATCGGATATTGCGAATGGTATCCGTGAAGATCTCGATATGCAGATGATGAGTATCGGAATCGGCATTACCGGCTTCCAGGTGATGAGCTTCAATTATCCGCAAGAAATTCAGGATATGATCACCAAGACCGCTTCCCACGAGATGATTGGGAATATGCAAAAGTACCAGCAGGTCAGCATGACCGACGGCATTGCTTCCGGCAAAGTACAAAGCGGCGGTACAGCAGCCGACATGGCAGGTATGATGATGGGTATGAATATGGCGAACGAGATGATGAAAAATATGAATACAAATAACCCAAATGCCAACAATGCCGGCCAAGGAGCGAATCCAGCTGCCGGTCAGCAGGCGAATAACGGGCAAAATGGTACATCGGCGCCAGCATCCGGCGAGAGTGGAATCACGCCCAAATTCTGTCCGAACTGCGGTACCAAGAACGAAGGCTCCAAGTTCTGTCCGAATTGCGGATACAAGCTCGCCTAA
- a CDS encoding SDR family oxidoreductase: MKVFVTGATGFVGSAVLQELFKAGHEVTGLARSDRAAELLTEAGAAVHRGSLEDTDSLRQAAREADGIIHLGFIHDFSNYEAAAEIDRLAIEAMGSELEGTDKPIVLTSGALMVASGRVATEEDQASAHATRHSETAAQALVQRGVNASVIRLAPSVHDVGDHGFVHTLITIARSKGISAYIGDGTNRWCAVHRLDAAVLFRKALEHAAAGTMLHGVDEEAIPFREIAEVVGQELGLPVVSISADEAPEHFGWIYFAVAADAPVSSKLTREQMDWTPVHHGLIADLKQGHYFEQD, from the coding sequence ATGAAAGTATTTGTTACAGGAGCAACAGGATTTGTAGGATCGGCCGTACTGCAGGAATTGTTCAAGGCAGGCCATGAAGTTACCGGTCTCGCGCGTTCGGACAGAGCTGCCGAGTTGCTGACCGAAGCAGGAGCAGCCGTGCACCGGGGATCGCTGGAAGATACCGATAGTCTGCGTCAAGCGGCGCGGGAAGCGGACGGTATTATTCATCTTGGCTTTATTCATGACTTTTCCAATTATGAAGCAGCTGCCGAGATTGACCGACTCGCGATCGAAGCAATGGGCAGCGAGCTGGAAGGCACGGATAAGCCGATTGTGCTGACTTCCGGCGCCTTGATGGTCGCATCGGGACGTGTCGCTACCGAAGAAGATCAAGCATCCGCGCATGCCACGCGGCATTCGGAAACTGCTGCACAAGCACTGGTGCAGCGTGGGGTGAACGCCTCTGTTATACGCCTGGCGCCTTCCGTGCATGATGTAGGCGATCACGGATTTGTGCATACGCTGATTACGATTGCTCGCAGCAAAGGCATATCTGCTTATATCGGTGATGGTACCAACCGCTGGTGTGCGGTTCATCGTCTGGATGCTGCAGTATTATTCCGCAAAGCTCTGGAGCATGCAGCAGCAGGCACGATGCTGCATGGTGTCGATGAAGAGGCTATTCCCTTCCGCGAGATTGCCGAAGTGGTCGGTCAGGAGCTGGGATTGCCTGTAGTCAGCATCAGCGCGGATGAAGCACCAGAACATTTTGGCTGGATTTATTTTGCCGTTGCTGCGGATGCACCCGTATCCAGCAAGCTCACCCGCGAACAGATGGATTGGACACCGGTACATCACGGGTTGATCGCGGATTTGAAGCAGGGGCATTATTTTGAACAGGACTGA
- a CDS encoding MerR family transcriptional regulator, producing the protein METTFSSKQVAEQTGLSVHTLRYYEQMGLVYGIQRDANGYRQYSESDIKWFQVIKHFRDMGLPIREMQQFSAMNNSAADSARVRREFMETYRAKIVEQQKELERSLQKVDGKIEFFRNRERIENEKWQQSQEQL; encoded by the coding sequence ATGGAGACTACCTTTTCAAGTAAACAAGTTGCCGAGCAGACAGGACTAAGTGTGCATACTCTGCGCTATTATGAGCAGATGGGATTGGTGTATGGAATACAGCGCGATGCTAACGGCTACCGGCAGTATTCGGAATCCGATATCAAATGGTTTCAGGTGATCAAGCATTTTCGAGATATGGGCCTGCCTATTCGTGAGATGCAGCAGTTCAGCGCCATGAATAACAGCGCAGCCGACTCGGCCCGGGTACGTCGCGAATTTATGGAAACCTACCGCGCCAAGATTGTAGAGCAGCAAAAGGAGCTAGAGCGTTCCTTGCAAAAAGTGGATGGTAAAATCGAATTTTTCAGAAACCGGGAAAGGATCGAGAACGAGAAGTGGCAGCAAAGTCAGGAGCAGTTGTAG
- a CDS encoding helix-turn-helix domain-containing protein, protein MQVFKDWNLKVKETFNATSNEVVLTVSEAGALLGMSKDQMKVYVDKNKLTKVPIMRSVHRYLLLKSELDKIIKQA, encoded by the coding sequence ATGCAGGTATTTAAGGACTGGAATCTGAAAGTGAAAGAAACCTTTAACGCAACCAGTAATGAAGTGGTATTAACCGTCTCGGAAGCGGGGGCGCTGCTAGGCATGTCCAAGGATCAAATGAAGGTCTACGTCGATAAAAACAAGCTGACCAAGGTGCCGATCATGCGCAGTGTGCATCGTTACCTTTTACTCAAAAGTGAATTAGATAAGATTATAAAGCAAGCTTAA
- a CDS encoding polyprenyl synthetase family protein has translation MNEKFINNADTGYQLAEQKAADYFAELYAQVRTQSYIPALTGDFRLWQKNHIALNSWLSRFSRKKAPDTRDYHRYIQWLNLTGKLDDYLNRSVSYIYMRDLGRALDAPETEARIQEVIASLRKRLVNPETGPQGDIMMFMSMDGVYRWAQKEGIEPAIIWVMDKLQRVTTHIPEELSAEQAQRKLIKIIVGVVLHAIEEMDDTVSQTERSRRLDEAVHLGYSYGLTYPFVDDILDSTLLNAQEKEQYSRLIRTALLTGTVPKLGDWSGNHMELIRYIHAELREAFEYIQSRQQPGTQQVFFEQSYVFFQSQDIDRTRDLNHAHYTNEELYIPVILKSSCSRLVARSIIGAPEDEGFDHRTFCYGIYNQLADDFADMFDDLQVGSVTPYTYYLKYHNQRTDLVNPFELYWAVIAHLIHNVYGSDYRTREVILDRAINGLKRARIRLGSAKYDEIMSIFTTGMPRFNELIQQMIRKAEDVDFLDKLLRDQMLNSLKQDREQQEHFQQTLRQVRQQINETLLLDKKGDLLPMNKRLIDAANYSLEGSGKRLRPILAWVMGVHHYGLDAQVLMPLLRSLEYMHTASLIFDDLPSQDNAPTRRGRATLHEVHNSATAELSGLFLIQKSIREQSSMEGFDARAVLKLMQYSAEKAEELCTGQAMDLDARGQTLTLEQLNTICFYKTGVAFEASLVMPALLAQAADKEIQVLRTFAYHAGIAFQIKDDLLDLGGDVLVIGKPIGQDAQNNNSTFVSILGEGGARKEMWNHYCCAVEALRTLPKDVPFLKHLLDYIVHRDR, from the coding sequence ATGAATGAGAAATTTATAAATAATGCGGATACCGGCTATCAGCTGGCCGAGCAGAAAGCGGCTGATTATTTTGCGGAATTGTATGCACAGGTGCGTACACAATCGTATATTCCAGCGTTAACAGGCGATTTTCGTCTCTGGCAAAAAAATCATATCGCGCTCAACTCTTGGTTGTCCCGTTTTTCCCGCAAAAAGGCGCCGGATACCCGAGATTATCATCGTTATATCCAGTGGCTCAATCTGACCGGCAAACTGGATGATTATCTGAACCGCAGCGTCTCGTACATTTATATGCGTGATCTGGGCCGGGCACTGGATGCGCCCGAGACCGAAGCGCGGATTCAGGAAGTGATCGCCAGTCTGCGCAAGCGTCTCGTAAATCCAGAGACAGGTCCGCAAGGCGATATCATGATGTTTATGAGCATGGATGGTGTCTACCGCTGGGCGCAAAAGGAAGGCATTGAACCAGCGATCATCTGGGTCATGGACAAGCTGCAGCGCGTAACGACCCATATTCCGGAAGAGCTCAGCGCCGAGCAGGCACAGCGCAAGCTGATCAAGATTATTGTCGGCGTCGTGCTGCATGCTATCGAGGAAATGGACGATACGGTGTCACAGACAGAGCGCAGCCGCCGTCTGGATGAAGCGGTGCATCTCGGTTATTCTTATGGACTGACCTATCCATTTGTCGATGATATTCTCGATTCGACACTGCTCAATGCGCAGGAGAAAGAGCAGTATTCCCGCCTGATCCGCACGGCCTTGTTGACCGGTACCGTGCCCAAGCTGGGTGACTGGTCAGGCAATCATATGGAGCTGATTCGGTATATTCATGCCGAGCTGCGTGAAGCGTTTGAATATATCCAAAGCCGTCAGCAGCCGGGAACCCAGCAGGTGTTTTTTGAGCAGTCGTATGTATTTTTTCAGTCCCAGGATATCGACCGGACCCGGGATCTGAACCATGCTCACTATACCAATGAAGAATTGTATATTCCGGTCATTCTCAAATCCTCCTGTTCCCGGCTGGTCGCCCGTTCGATCATCGGCGCGCCAGAGGACGAGGGATTCGACCACCGCACATTCTGCTATGGCATTTATAACCAGCTGGCGGATGACTTTGCCGATATGTTCGATGATCTGCAGGTCGGTTCGGTCACACCGTACACGTATTATCTCAAATACCACAACCAGCGCACCGATCTGGTTAATCCATTTGAACTGTATTGGGCGGTAATCGCTCATTTGATTCACAATGTATACGGCAGCGATTACCGGACGCGTGAAGTTATTCTGGACCGGGCGATCAACGGACTAAAGCGTGCCCGTATTCGTCTGGGCAGCGCCAAATATGATGAGATCATGAGCATTTTCACTACCGGTATGCCCCGATTTAACGAATTGATTCAGCAGATGATACGCAAAGCGGAAGACGTGGATTTTCTGGACAAGCTACTACGTGACCAGATGCTGAACAGCCTGAAGCAGGATCGTGAACAGCAGGAACATTTCCAGCAGACCCTGCGTCAGGTAAGACAGCAGATTAACGAGACGCTACTGTTGGACAAAAAGGGCGATCTGCTACCGATGAACAAGCGGCTGATCGATGCAGCCAATTACAGCCTCGAAGGCTCCGGCAAAAGGCTGCGTCCGATTCTCGCCTGGGTGATGGGTGTACATCATTACGGGCTGGATGCACAGGTGCTGATGCCTCTGCTGCGGTCACTCGAATATATGCATACCGCTTCGCTGATCTTCGACGATCTGCCTTCCCAGGATAATGCGCCGACCCGCCGTGGACGGGCAACCCTGCATGAAGTGCATAATAGTGCGACTGCCGAACTCAGCGGATTGTTCCTGATCCAGAAAAGTATCCGCGAGCAGTCTTCGATGGAAGGATTCGACGCCAGAGCTGTCCTGAAGCTGATGCAATATTCCGCCGAAAAGGCCGAAGAGCTGTGCACCGGCCAAGCGATGGATCTGGATGCCCGTGGTCAGACGCTGACGCTGGAGCAGCTGAACACGATCTGCTTTTACAAAACCGGTGTCGCATTTGAAGCGTCACTCGTCATGCCCGCGCTGCTCGCACAGGCGGCAGACAAGGAAATTCAGGTGCTTCGCACCTTCGCCTACCACGCCGGCATTGCTTTTCAAATCAAGGACGATCTGCTCGATCTCGGCGGCGATGTGCTGGTGATCGGCAAGCCTATAGGTCAGGATGCGCAGAACAATAACTCTACCTTCGTCTCTATCCTCGGAGAAGGAGGTGCCCGCAAAGAAATGTGGAACCATTACTGCTGTGCCGTCGAAGCGCTGCGTACGCTGCCGAAGGATGTTCCTTTTCTAAAACATCTGCTCGATTATATCGTGCACCGTGATCGGTAA
- a CDS encoding glycoside hydrolase family 3 protein yields MFDHQTTYDSGGNTLTTPTTSQIGVPLEGFAEFSRRVAAEGAVLLQNNNQVLPLKKNESVSIFGRVQVDYYRSGTGSGGSVNVAYTTNLLEGLRSKTDIRVNEQLAQVYEQWIQENPFDNGGGGWAAEPWHQQEMTLTDELVAQARQQSDKAIIVIGRTAGEDKDNADAPGSYRLTDNELNMLKQVTAHFEQTAVVLNVSNIVDMSWVQDESHIHPISAVIYSWHGGMEGGNAIADVLVGEVTPSGKLPDTIAYSIDDYPSTKNYGNEHQSLYEEDIYVGYRYFETFAPEKVQYAFGYGLSYTSFDVQPEEAQLVSHEGQEYIEIGVQVTNTGTAYAGKEVVQIYYEAPQGQLGQPARSLAAFGKTGLLQPGESERLVITFPVHSMASYDDSGITGHAHAYVLEEGIYRFYAGSSIRQLDAVKWAGGEGYEVASLQVVEQLQEAMAPTVTFNRIKPGQRLENGTYEITYTEVPKQKISLAERIEQQMPRQLEQTGDRGYKLRDVAEQKVGMEEFIAQLSDEDLAAIVRGEGMSSPLVTPGTASAFGGVSDSLLRYGIPVGCTADGPSGIRMDSGDKSTQVSIGTLLASTWNVELVEEMYVLEGQELVRNHVDALLGPGMNIHRSPLNGRNFEYFSEDPLVTGQLAAACVRGIMRGGSNGTLKHFACNNQEQYRSKVDAVVSERALREIYLKGYEIAVKQGGSNCIMTSYNPVNGHWAASNYDLNTTILRGEWGFQGIVMTDWWAIMNDVVNGGPADRKNTNAMVRAQNDLYMVVSNYGAETNVWGDNTIESLANGTLTRGELQRSAINICNFLIQAPVFARNQVIEETVNTYAANASLSADQAQPATEDRQITVDTAAATLIHVEQPGVYRLFAHVMSPDTELAQSACNLLLNGEVVTTIQTNGTEGRWLRQKLVKAELASGVYEVTFEFVKPGMQVEWIELKRI; encoded by the coding sequence ATGTTTGACCACCAGACTACTTATGATTCAGGAGGGAATACATTGACTACACCAACTACTTCACAAATCGGAGTCCCACTCGAGGGCTTTGCTGAATTTAGCCGCAGGGTTGCTGCCGAAGGTGCAGTACTATTGCAAAATAATAATCAGGTTCTGCCGCTGAAGAAAAATGAAAGCGTTTCTATTTTTGGGCGGGTACAAGTCGATTATTATCGCAGTGGTACAGGTTCTGGCGGTAGTGTAAACGTAGCTTATACGACCAATCTGCTGGAGGGACTGCGCAGCAAAACGGATATTCGCGTTAATGAACAGCTGGCACAGGTATATGAGCAGTGGATTCAGGAGAATCCGTTTGACAACGGAGGTGGTGGCTGGGCAGCCGAGCCGTGGCACCAGCAGGAGATGACGCTGACAGACGAGCTGGTCGCGCAGGCAAGGCAGCAGTCGGACAAGGCGATTATTGTAATCGGACGTACTGCCGGTGAGGACAAGGATAATGCGGATGCCCCGGGCAGCTACCGACTGACGGATAACGAGCTGAATATGCTGAAGCAGGTTACGGCTCATTTTGAACAAACAGCAGTGGTACTTAATGTATCCAATATCGTGGATATGAGCTGGGTACAGGATGAGAGCCATATCCATCCGATCTCGGCGGTAATCTATTCCTGGCATGGCGGTATGGAGGGCGGTAATGCGATTGCCGATGTGCTGGTCGGCGAAGTAACGCCAAGCGGCAAACTACCGGATACGATCGCGTATTCTATCGACGATTATCCATCCACTAAAAATTACGGCAATGAGCATCAGAGTCTCTATGAAGAAGATATTTACGTAGGCTATCGTTATTTTGAGACGTTCGCGCCGGAGAAGGTACAGTATGCGTTTGGTTATGGATTATCGTATACCTCTTTTGACGTGCAGCCGGAAGAAGCGCAGCTGGTTAGCCACGAAGGACAGGAGTATATCGAGATCGGCGTGCAGGTGACGAATACCGGTACAGCCTATGCAGGTAAAGAAGTGGTACAGATCTACTACGAAGCGCCGCAGGGTCAGCTGGGTCAGCCGGCACGTTCACTTGCTGCTTTTGGCAAAACCGGACTGCTGCAGCCGGGCGAATCGGAGCGGCTCGTAATTACTTTCCCGGTACATAGCATGGCTTCCTACGACGACAGCGGGATTACCGGACATGCACATGCCTATGTGCTCGAAGAGGGAATATATCGTTTCTATGCAGGCAGCAGTATTCGTCAGCTGGATGCTGTGAAATGGGCTGGTGGTGAGGGTTATGAAGTCGCTTCGCTGCAGGTCGTGGAGCAGCTGCAGGAGGCGATGGCGCCGACCGTAACCTTTAACCGGATCAAGCCGGGACAGCGTCTGGAGAATGGCACGTATGAAATCACATACACCGAAGTGCCGAAGCAGAAGATTTCGCTGGCAGAACGGATAGAACAGCAGATGCCGCGGCAGCTGGAGCAGACCGGAGACCGCGGTTACAAGCTGCGGGATGTAGCAGAACAGAAGGTCGGTATGGAGGAATTTATCGCCCAGCTGAGCGATGAGGATCTGGCTGCGATTGTACGCGGAGAAGGCATGAGCAGTCCACTGGTTACACCGGGTACAGCATCGGCATTTGGCGGAGTTAGCGACAGTCTGCTGCGCTACGGCATTCCGGTAGGTTGTACAGCAGATGGCCCGTCCGGTATCCGTATGGACAGCGGGGACAAGTCTACGCAGGTGTCGATCGGTACACTGCTGGCATCTACCTGGAATGTGGAGCTGGTCGAAGAAATGTATGTATTGGAAGGACAGGAGCTGGTGCGTAACCATGTCGATGCACTGCTCGGACCGGGTATGAATATTCACCGTAGTCCGCTGAACGGACGGAATTTTGAATACTTTTCCGAAGATCCACTCGTCACCGGTCAGCTCGCGGCTGCCTGTGTACGCGGGATTATGCGCGGCGGCTCCAATGGTACGCTGAAGCATTTTGCCTGCAATAACCAGGAGCAGTACCGCAGCAAAGTCGATGCCGTCGTATCCGAGCGTGCCCTGCGCGAGATTTATCTCAAAGGCTACGAAATCGCAGTCAAACAGGGCGGTTCCAACTGCATCATGACCTCATACAATCCGGTCAACGGACACTGGGCAGCTTCCAATTATGATCTGAACACCACGATTCTGCGCGGTGAATGGGGCTTTCAGGGCATCGTGATGACCGACTGGTGGGCGATTATGAATGACGTTGTAAATGGCGGCCCGGCCGATCGTAAAAACACCAACGCCATGGTGCGCGCCCAGAACGATCTGTATATGGTTGTCAGCAACTATGGTGCCGAGACGAATGTATGGGGCGACAATACGATCGAATCGCTGGCGAATGGCACACTGACCCGCGGCGAACTGCAGCGCAGTGCGATCAATATCTGTAACTTCCTGATCCAGGCGCCGGTATTCGCTCGTAATCAGGTGATTGAAGAGACGGTGAACACGTATGCTGCGAATGCATCCCTCTCCGCAGATCAGGCACAGCCAGCCACAGAAGATCGCCAGATAACAGTGGATACAGCAGCAGCGACATTAATCCATGTGGAACAGCCAGGCGTCTACCGTCTGTTCGCTCATGTGATGTCACCGGATACCGAACTGGCCCAGAGTGCCTGTAATCTGCTGCTGAATGGCGAAGTCGTAACGACAATCCAGACCAACGGCACCGAAGGCAGATGGCTGCGCCAGAAGCTGGTCAAAGCCGAGCTGGCAAGCGGCGTCTATGAAGTGACATTTGAATTTGTGAAGCCGGGTATGCAGGTGGAATGGATCGAACTGAAGCGTATTTGA